One window of Thioalbus denitrificans genomic DNA carries:
- a CDS encoding SPOR domain-containing protein, giving the protein MKWVFLLVLLGNGVLFGLGIAGKLPAPPTAAAPAVAHGLPPLVLWNETDAGKAVVSPSAAPADEPGSRGEEEGGADSGDPVPATAPAGSGPHAPADPSAGRETGGRGLADDASVVAPAAAADPGEEADTGAVPPGDGAQEPNPVAESAAAEPGGAGDVALRHCYRVGPFTDKEMARQVGSLLAQGGARVEPRTGNLPQVQAYWVLQSGFADRDAALEQVRELRGNGVDSFVITDAGHENDVSLGLFRQESAAHRHRATLAEKGIEAEVTPRERYQEVTWILVEDESAGPPELPADIAAQATIEERACP; this is encoded by the coding sequence ATGAAATGGGTATTCCTCCTCGTACTGCTCGGCAACGGCGTGCTGTTCGGGCTCGGTATTGCCGGCAAGCTTCCCGCGCCGCCGACCGCGGCGGCTCCGGCCGTGGCTCATGGCCTGCCGCCGCTCGTGCTCTGGAACGAAACGGACGCGGGGAAAGCCGTCGTGTCTCCCTCCGCGGCACCGGCCGACGAGCCCGGTTCCCGGGGTGAAGAGGAGGGCGGTGCAGACAGTGGTGATCCAGTCCCCGCCACGGCTCCTGCCGGTTCCGGCCCGCACGCGCCCGCGGATCCATCCGCCGGCCGGGAGACGGGCGGGCGCGGCCTGGCGGATGACGCTTCCGTGGTCGCACCCGCGGCCGCCGCGGATCCGGGCGAGGAGGCGGATACCGGAGCGGTGCCGCCCGGTGATGGGGCACAGGAGCCGAACCCGGTGGCCGAATCCGCTGCCGCGGAGCCTGGTGGCGCGGGTGATGTGGCGCTGCGCCACTGCTACCGGGTCGGGCCCTTCACCGACAAGGAGATGGCCCGGCAGGTCGGCAGCCTGCTGGCGCAGGGCGGCGCACGGGTGGAGCCGCGGACCGGGAACCTTCCCCAGGTGCAGGCCTACTGGGTGCTCCAGAGCGGGTTTGCGGACCGGGACGCGGCCCTGGAGCAAGTGCGGGAGCTGCGGGGCAACGGGGTGGACAGCTTCGTCATCACCGACGCGGGACACGAGAACGACGTCTCCCTGGGGTTGTTCCGCCAGGAATCCGCGGCCCATCGCCATCGGGCCACGCTCGCGGAAAAGGGGATCGAGGCCGAGGTGACTCCCCGTGAACGGTACCAGGAGGTGACCTGGATCCTGGTGGAGGACGAGTCCGCCGGACCGCCGGAACTCCCGGCGGACATCGCCGCGCAGGCGACCATCGAGGAGAGGGCCTGCCCCTGA
- a CDS encoding type III pantothenate kinase: MMLLLDLGNTRLKWAWLRDGNDLARGGTVVHQGVAPGDVAEQTRSAGMRPVRILLASVAAPAYAAALADVMQADYGVPVERVETAGYGCGVRNGYQRPQQLGVDRWLTLIAAHSLERGPVCVIDAGSAVTVDGLAEDGTHAGGLIFPGRRLMRAALGGGTHAIDQEFETGSRPHSRTEPFARNTDEGVELGILTAMAAAIDHACDAYARQLGLPVARLLTGGDARWLQPALQGSYRLVPDLVLQGLALFARSD; the protein is encoded by the coding sequence ATGATGCTGCTGCTGGACCTGGGCAATACCCGGTTGAAATGGGCCTGGCTGCGGGACGGCAACGATCTTGCCCGTGGCGGCACGGTGGTCCACCAGGGAGTCGCGCCGGGAGACGTGGCGGAACAAACCCGCAGCGCGGGGATGCGCCCGGTACGTATACTGCTCGCGTCCGTCGCCGCACCGGCATACGCGGCCGCCCTTGCGGACGTCATGCAGGCCGATTACGGGGTGCCTGTTGAGCGTGTGGAAACCGCGGGATACGGCTGCGGCGTCCGCAATGGCTATCAGCGGCCGCAGCAGCTCGGGGTGGATCGCTGGCTGACGCTGATCGCCGCCCACTCCCTGGAGCGGGGCCCGGTCTGCGTGATCGACGCCGGCAGCGCGGTGACGGTGGACGGGCTCGCGGAGGACGGCACTCATGCCGGCGGCCTGATCTTCCCCGGCCGGCGCCTGATGCGCGCGGCCCTGGGGGGCGGGACGCACGCCATCGACCAAGAATTTGAAACGGGAAGCAGGCCACACTCCCGGACCGAACCCTTTGCCAGAAATACGGATGAAGGTGTAGAACTGGGGATACTGACTGCGATGGCCGCGGCGATCGATCATGCCTGCGATGCCTACGCCCGGCAGCTGGGTCTTCCGGTCGCCCGATTGCTGACCGGAGGCGATGCCCGGTGGCTGCAGCCAGCGCTTCAGGGCAGCTACCGGCTGGTTCCCGATCTCGTGCTCCAGGGGCTGGCCCTGTTCGCCCGGTCGGATTGA